The sequence GTACCGCCGGACTCGTGCTGGTTGCTAAGTGTGTCTGAATCCTGACCATTCGTATTGCAGATGCGCCTGCGCGGTGCCGCTCAGCAGAGTATCGCTCAAGCCCTCCGTTCACGATTCTGCGTGCCAGGATCGTTGCGTCTTCGATACCCAAGTTCATACCCCGCCCTCCGAGGGGAGAATGAAGGTGTGCGGCATCGCCAGCTAGAAATACGCGTCCGACGTTATACGTTTCAGCTTGCCGATGGCTGACCGCAAAATCAGACTGCCAAACAACTTCATGAACCTTCGAGCCCGGTGGCAAACGCTCAAGCACATTGGGTCGGTTACTGGCCACACGGAAGAGCCCCTCCTTGAACCTAAGCATGAACAGCATGCCATCTTGCTGCAACTGTACATTCGCTGCTTCGCTATCCAAGGGGCTCTCCATATAGACGTCTGCTAGACTCCAATCACCGGGCATTTTCTTGCCTGGAAACTCAATACCCAGCAGTTTACGAACGACGCTATGGGCGCCATCGGCTCCTATGACATAGGCGGCCTCAATTTTTGAGTCACCGCCACTGGTGGATAGACCACACTTAACCCGGTGATCGTTCTGCTCCAACCGCTCGAGGGTGCTTCCGCGTTCAACCTCCACACCGTATTCATTGAGTCTTTTCTCGATTGTACGTTCGGTCTCAGACTGAGGAAGCCCTAGCATGAAATTGTAACGGTGCTGAAGTTTAGAGAATTCTATCTGGAAAAGCAGACGGTCTTCGGTTTGGAAATTGCTCCTCGCGATCTTTAGCCCTAATTCGAGCAGTCGCTCAGTAACGCCAGAGGGTTCCAGGAGCTCCAAGGTACGCACATTGATGCCAATCGCCTTTGAATGCGTCGAGGGTTCCGACTTGGCCTCGATGATGCGTACCGGTTGACCGAACCGTGCGAGTTCAAGCGCTGAGGCCAAACCCACAGGTCCCGCACCCACGACAAGCACCAATCCATTTTTCGATGTCTCCATCCTACCGTCCTTGCACGAGTCGGGATGTCAATGAGGAAA comes from Candidatus Methylomirabilota bacterium and encodes:
- a CDS encoding FAD-dependent monooxygenase yields the protein METSKNGLVLVVGAGPVGLASALELARFGQPVRIIEAKSEPSTHSKAIGINVRTLELLEPSGVTERLLELGLKIARSNFQTEDRLLFQIEFSKLQHRYNFMLGLPQSETERTIEKRLNEYGVEVERGSTLERLEQNDHRVKCGLSTSGGDSKIEAAYVIGADGAHSVVRKLLGIEFPGKKMPGDWSLADVYMESPLDSEAANVQLQQDGMLFMLRFKEGLFRVASNRPNVLERLPPGSKVHEVVWQSDFAVSHRQAETYNVGRVFLAGDAAHLHSPLGGRGMNLGIEDATILARRIVNGGLERYSAERHRAGASAIRMVRIQTHLATSTSPAVRILRNNVVPVILGIEAVQQRLVSRMVGLSYS